One Cardiocondyla obscurior isolate alpha-2009 linkage group LG09, Cobs3.1, whole genome shotgun sequence genomic window, CTAGTTTCGTTAAGCATGAATACGTATAAATCATTTCCAAAAAAATGATCAGGCGTAGCTCTATGGACGTTCGTTCACACCAAagtaacattaaagaataagtATGGATATATATCGTtacattgaaaaaagaaaaaaaagaaaaaaaaaagcgcgttGCATCAATTGTGTGCCTTATTCTGTGGCGGCCGTTTTTGTAACTATTTCAAAGCACTCTCCTTGATAATAGTCAGTAGTGTGATATCAAGGTGCGATTAAGACTTGTTAAAATTGATAAGAGTATGTGTGTGAGAATATGAGAGTGTGCAcgcgcaagagagagagagaaaaagagagagagaaagcgtaCGAAGAGGGACGCCCGCTTGATGGGATGATAATGAATCCTTATCAATGCATGTGTACCCAAGAACTCGTTTAGATTCCTTTTCACTAAATTATCGACCTCCATTCATTGGACGCGTTCGACCCAATTATATGCCGATTATTCATGAAGACATTAAAGCGTTGCATCTTACACACGAGTCATGTTACTGTACAATTACATCTTAGTTGAAGTTAACATGTATGGAATAAGTGTACTTGAATTTTGTTGTGTTTTtgcttataaaaatatgaataaaacgtttcaatttttaaagtcAACAGTGGTTCATCAATTTAATCATGCGTCCatataaataactaaataataaaaaatgttataatggTATAAGCGCTATAAGCAATCAATTTTACATTAACTTATTTGGAAGGAACTTAAATGGAAGagtattagaaaaaaatatacattgtaTGCATATTAAAACACTATAATCTTAAACAAAATAAGAGTTACCAAATATAATTTCAGTAAAACACAAAACAAAGTGAGTCGACAAATTGACAAGGTTGAGAAAAATCTCTTAATCCTATctcatttttaaatgtaacaaagttaaagtaaattaatccatttatattttgcacattctacgatacttaaaaaaaaaaggcagtaattaaaaaaaaaactattaatttggTCTTTAAGGAGAcggttaaaaatatgaaacacataaatatatctattaattttatacggtgtaagcataaataatttaaataataaaattttatatacttattttatacCAACTATATCAAAGtcttatatattaaaattttatataatattaatatccttTTTAATAGCGTGCAACTTGATAATCAATCTAACGCTTAAAATATCATTATAGTTAtctggaaatttaattttccaaatttttattaaaatattgctatTGTTATTTTGAAGTATTCATTTTTCGACATAATTTGCCTCTTTCCTCAATTATATCAATGGCGAGTTTATTGATAAAAGGATGTCTAATCTTCCCGTTAATTGCAACAAAGAACTCGTCTAATTCTCCTGGAATGTTATCTCTTTTCTCGTATTCATACGCTTGCATCAGCAAATCTAGTCTATCTAAATCTTTTACATATTGAGCTTCAGGGGACTCTTGTTTTTCATATTCCTaagtacataataaaaagtcaatgttaatattatattaaaaaaattaaagtaaattaaaaaacacaaatgtaaaatatttgtcgtCTATCTTACacgaaatatttgtaatatttcggGTCCCTTATCACCTAGCAGCAGACAAATATTTTCCATAGCTTCATCTTCCATTCTGTGTTTTTCGTCCGGTGGTATGCCACAGAATGGTGTTATGTCTCCCACAATACATTCAGCCAAGTCATGAATTAATGTCATTTGCATTATTCtacaaattaaacaatgttttGTTAATCTTCTAGTAATTTTTATGCCCTACACATGTACTCTTACTACCCTACATATGTACtcttacatatttatataattaaattagaaacttatatatcattaaaaataatataacaataatgTCCTACTTggttttatctaaattttcttttccatcaACCAAAAATGATAACATTGCCATTCTATACATATGTCCAGCAATTGTTTCTGGATCAGGTATATTCCGTTTTACCCATCCAGTTCTTTTCATATGCTGAAAAACATAACAAAATTGTgcttaaataaatgtatattacataCAACTAATTTCCTTCTAAAGTCTTCTAAAAAATTGGAATAATATAACTCTTAACATAAaataacacacacacacacacagaaAAGCATATTGGtcagaaaatattattgaagtttctttttctaataaagaaaataaaagttaatagaaaattttatttcaataaaaacaCAAAAGTAAcagcaatataaaaaattattactaaaagATATTGCTAAAGAGTTATGTGTCTCATATccaacaatttaatttatttaattatgcaacACTATTGtgatacaatttattaaaca contains:
- the LOC139105785 gene encoding 5'-deoxynucleotidase HDDC2; the protein is MQDTKRLQEFMELVGRLKHMKRTGWVKRNIPDPETIAGHMYRMAMLSFLVDGKENLDKTKIMQMTLIHDLAECIVGDITPFCGIPPDEKHRMEDEAMENICLLLGDKGPEILQIFREYEKQESPEAQYVKDLDRLDLLMQAYEYEKRDNIPGELDEFFVAINGKIRHPFINKLAIDIIEERGKLCRKMNTSK